From Kitasatospora sp. MAP12-44:
GTTCGGCCTGCGCTCCGGGCGGGCGACGGCCCCGCGTGTCGGTCCTGCTCCGCCGGGAGCGTGGTGAAAGGGTGCGACCACACCCGGGGACGGGAAACGGGGCGCTCGGGCACTGCGGGCGGACGCGATCGAACAAGGGAGCCTTCCTGTGAGCGCCTACCCCGCGGCAGCCGATCACGGAATGACCGGCAGCCTCCGAAATGCCGCGATCGACCGCGCGGAGCTCGGGGGCGCGGATGTCTGACGCCACCCCGGCCCCACGCCCACCCGCCGCCCTGCGGAGGGTCATCGCCCCGCTCGCCCTCGCCCAGTTCATCTGCAGCTTCGCCGGCTCCAACATGAACGTGATGATCAACGACATCAGCGAGGACCTCGACACCACCGTGCAGGGCGTGCAGGTCGCCATCACCGTCTTCCTGCTGGTGATGGCCGCCCTGATGATCCCCGGCGGGAAACTGACCGACCGCTACGGCCGCAAGCGGTGCCTGCTCACCGGCCTCGTCGTCTACGGCATCGGCGCACTGCTCAGCGCCGCCGCCCCGGGCCTGGGCGTCCTCATCCTCGGCAACTCGATCCTCGAAGGCGTCGGCACCGCCCTGCTCATCCCACCCGTCTACATCCTCACCACGCTGCTCTTCACCGACATGACCTCACGCGCCCGCGCCTTCGGCACGATCATGGCGCTCGGCGGCATCGGAGCGGCGGCCGGCCCGCTGATCGGCGGACTCATCACCTCGGCACTCAGCTGGCGGGCCGCCTTCGTGTTCCAGGCCCTGGTCATCGTCGTGATCATCGCCCTCAGCCGACGCATCGAGGACCCCCTGCCGCCGGACCCGACCCGGCCCTTCGACACCGTCGGCACCGTCCTGTCCGCCGTCGGGCTCGTCCTCGTCGTCACCGGCATCCTGGCCGCTGACAACAACGTCTGGCTGATGCTCGCCCTGCTCGTCCTCGGCGCGCTGTTCCTGGCGGGCTTCTTCCTGTGGGTCCGCGCCCGGGAACGGGCCGGCAAGGAGCCACTGCTGTCCACCAGCCTTTTCCGCAGCCGCATCTCCAACCTCGGGCTCATCACCCAGAACACCCAGTGGCTGCTCCTGATGGGCGTGTCCTTCACCGTCGCCTCCTACCTGCAGGTCGTGCGCGGATACGACGCGATCCAGACCGGCGTGATCTTCACCGCCGCCACCCTCGGCATCCTCACCACCTCCGTTGCCGCCGAACCCCTGGCGAAGCGGCACGCCCAACGCACCCTCATCCTGACGGGATTCGCCACCACGATCGCCGGGATCATCGTCCTGATCCTCATCGTCGCCGGCTCCCCCAGTCCCTGGGCCTTCGCCCCCGGACTGCTCCTGATCGGCCTGGGCCTCGGCGTGATGCTCACCCCCTCGGTCAACATCGTCCAGTCGAGCTTCACCGAGGAACGCCAAGGTGAGATCTCCGGCCTGTCCCGCAGCATCTCGAACCTCGGGTCCTCCCTCGGCACCGCCATCGCCGGCACCATCCTCGTCGCCGGCCTCACCAACCACGCCTACGCCGCCGCCATGATCACCCTGGCGGCAGTCGGACTCATCGGCCTCACCGCCACCGCCTTCCTGCCCCACACCCCTGTACCCTCCGAACGGCCGGCCGGGCCCAGCCCCGAACAGTAGACGCCGCCACCCGGACGTCGGCCAGCCCGCCGGCCAGCCGGCCGCGCCGAAGCCGCTCGACATGCACCCAGGGCCGGCCGCGGACGGAAGGCTGAAGCCCGGTCTGTTCTGCGGAGTGTCAGGGCCGGCGGTGGTCCCAGAGCGCCGCCGCAACCGCGGCGGCGACGACGAAGAGGAGTGCCAGCCCCCACTGACTGCCGAACAGGTTGAGGTCGGTGAGGAACACCACGAGCAGAGTCCCTGCCCGACAGCACGCACACCACCAGGGTACGGACAGCCACAGTCCCGCCTCCGCTGCGGCGACATCCGCGATCCTCGCGGACGCCGCCCCCACCATGCCGCACACCCTACGGGCCATCGAACTCACCGACGAGACCATCCCCGAACTGGAGACGATCGTCGACTTCGACAATGACCTCGCCGGCGAGGCAACCCGCCCGGCCCGCAGGGCGTGGTTAGGGCAGCGTCCAGCGCTGGTTGCTGCCGCCGTTGCAGTCCCAGAGCTCCAGCCGGGTGCCGTTGGTGAGGGAAGCGGCCGGATCGTCCAGGCAGCGGCCGGACTGGGTGCCCTTCAGGGTGCCGTCGTTCTGCGGCGTCCACTGCTGGTTGGCGCCGCCGTTGCAGTCCCAGATCTCCATCAGCGTCCCGTTGACGGTGCCCTGACCGGTGGCGTCGAGGCACTTGCCGTCGTGGGTCAGGGCGCCGTTCGACCAGGTCCACACCTGCGAGGCGCCGCCGTTGCAGTCCCAGAGCTGCACGGCGGTGCCGTTGACGGTGGAATCGCCGTTGTCGTCCAGGCATTTGCCGGGCAGGGCGGAGGCGACCGCGCCGGTCTGGGTGCTGGGCGTGCCGGGAGTGAGGGCGAAGTTGTCGAACTGCTCGGTCTGGTAGCCGGTCACCCCGAGGCCGGCCTGGCCGTTGGTGAAGCTGGTGTCGGTGGCGCTGCCCACCGTGGTGCCGTCGACGGTCGCGGTCAGCGCGCTGCCCTGCATGGTGAGGCTGACGGTGTGCCAACTGGCTGTTCCCAGCGCCTTGGTGGTGCCACTGGCGAGGGTGGTGAAGTTCCAGCTGGTGTCGCTCTTGTCGATGGACCAGGCGCCGGTGTCGCTGACGCGCAGGTGGTAGGCGTTCAGGCCGTTGTTGTTGCGGCCCTGCTGGTTGACCCGTCCGAGCAGCTCGGTGGTGCCCGGCTGCTCGAACATGGTGTCGGCAGTGACCGTGTAGTTGCTCCAACTGCCGTCGCCCATGATGGTGTACGGGGCGTCGTAGGGCTCGTCGGTCCAGCGGATCGGCGTGCTCGGGGTCATCTGGCGCAGGCAGGTACCGGTGCGGCCGCCGCCGCAGGCGACGGTCTGGAAGGCGCCGTTCATGTCGGTGAAGTACTTGGGCGAGGTGGTGGTGGCCGGCGTCTCGAAGCCGTCCGCGTAGGGCAGCTTGAGCGCGGCGGGGGCGGGCGGGGTTGCGGTGCCCTTGCCCTGACCGGTCGTGGTGGTCACGGTGTATACGTAGCCGGGCTGGAGGGTGAGCGTGTACGTGCCGCCGCTGGGCGTGACGTCCTGCTGGTGGACGAACCAGGCGGTGGGGTCGGTGGAGTTGAGGTTGGTGGCCCAGACGTGGACCTTGCCGGTGGACAGGCCACCGGAGACGGTGAAGTTCGCGGTCTGCGCGGTGGTGGCGTCCATCGTCTCGATGACCGTGCTGTAGTCCTTGGCGGTGGGCGACTTGAGCGTCACATAGCTGCCGTTGCCGCGGTTGCCGCCGAGGTAACCGCTGGCCGAGTCGATGTAGCGCCAGCCGGGCTGGGCGAACTGGGTGGTGTGCGCGGTGACCCAGGTGGTCGTGCCGATGTCGTAGTTGCCGGACCAGGGCTGGTCGGCGATCGACATGCCGTCGGTGGAGAAGTACAGGTTGGGGTAGAGCGCGGCGATGACCGGCCAGTTGATGAACGAGGTCATCCTGCCGTCGAGGTAGTCGCGGTTGATCGCGCGGGCCACCGCCGGGGCGCCCGCAGTGGCGTCCTCGGAGCCGTTCTCACTGGCCCACAGCGGCTTGCCGAGCGACTGCGCGTTCGCGGTGCTCGGGCAGGAGGTGAAGGCGCCGAGGTAGCCGCAGGGGTAGTGGACACCGACGATGTCCACGGCGTTCTTGAACGCCGGGTCCGTGGCCATGTCGTCCGCCACCGACCAGTCGCTGTCCGCGGCGACCACCTTGGTTCCGGAGTAACCATGCGTGGTGAGCGCCGACTTGAGGTTCTCGTACCAGGTCTTGTCGTAGCCGCGTTCGTTCCAGCCGCCCAGGTAGGAGACGGGCAGGTGGTGCTGCGCGGCGCAGCCCATCCAGGACATCAGGTAGTCGATGCTGTCCTGGGACCAGAAGTTGCCGCCGCCGATCCAGCCCGGCGCACCCCAGGACAGGCCGTAGAACTTGATGTTCGGGTTGCGGGCCTTGGCCTGCTCGGCAAGCCACCACTCGTAGCCCTGGTTGCAGTCGACGGTGCCCTTGGTGTGCTCGATGCTCGGCTCGGCACCGTCGGTCGAGTTGGTGTCACCGCCGATCTCCAGCTTCAGGACCTGCAGCGAAGCGCCGTAGCCGGGCTTGAAGAGGTAGTCGAGCAGCTGGCTGCGCTGCGGCTCCGGATAGTCGACCAGCAGACGGGAGTTGCCACCGCCGCCGGAGATGGCCCCGACACCGTCGAAGGTCAGGCCGGGCTTGATACCGCTGAGTGCCACAGCCGTGGCAGGGGCAGGAGTGGCCGCGGCGGTGACGGGCGCGGCGGATTCGGCGGCAGCCGGCGTGCCGAGGGCGGTGCAGCCGAGGAGGAGCAGGGCTGCGCCGAAGGCGGTACGGAATCTTGGGGGCATGGCGCTGCGACCCATGGGGGACTCCAGGGGTAAGGGTGGGGGATTGGGTTCAGACCTGCTTAATATGAAGGCCAAATAAGCAAGAGTCAACAAGTTCGAACAAATTTCGCCCCCGGCGCGCATCCACCATCCCGATGGCCCGGCACTCCCCCACCGAGGCTTCCAGTAACAGAAGTTGACGGAAATCCGAGGGGGATCCCGCCGGCAGCCACAGCAGCTGCGGGCTGATGTCTGGACAATTGCCGAGGTCGAGCGCCACCCTCGGATCCGTTCGAACAAAGAACAGCTATTGCCATTTGACATTTTACTGATCGGGACGTCGCTCAACGCAGCTGCGGCAACCGGAGTGCCGAACACGGATCTGTCCGGGCCGGCCGGGTGGTCGAGGCCGTGGCGGGCGGTGGTGATCAGCAGAAGGCTGCCGGTCGGGGTGAGGCAGACGGAGGTCGGCTGGCGGGCGGGGAGGCGCAGGGTCGGCAGCGGTCAGCCGAGAGCGCGGTCGAGGTTGAAGGCGGCGCTGATCAGCGAGAGGTGCGTGAATGCCTGCGGGAAGTTGCCGAGTTGTTCGCCGGTCGGGCCGATCTCCTCGGCGAACAGACCGAGGTGGTTGGCGTAGGTGAGCATCTTCTCGAAGGCGAGCCGGGCCTCCTCCAGCCGGCCCGCGCGGGCCAGTGCCTCGACGTACCAGAAGGAGCAGATCGAGAAGGTTCCCTCGGGGCCGTGCAGGCCGTCCGGGCTGGTGGTGGGGTCGTATCGGTAGACCAGCGAGTCGGAGACCAGGTCCGTGCCGAGGGCGTCCAGGGTGGAGAGCCACTTGGGGTCGGTGGGCGAGATGAACTTGGCCATCGGCATCATCAGCAGCGAGGCGTCCAGGACGTCGCCGTCCAGGCACTGGACGAAGGCGCCGCGCTCGGTCGACCAGCCGCGGGCCATGATCTGCCGGTAGATCGCGTCACGGGACTGCCGCCAGCGGGGCAGGTCGGCCGGCAGGCCGCGCCGGTTGGCCATCCGGATGGCCCGCTCCAGTGCCACCCAGCACATCAGCCGCGAGTAGACGAAGTTCCGCCGGCCCGCGCGGGTCTCCCAGATTCCCTCGTCGGGCTGGTCCCAGTGCTCGCAGAGCCAGTCCGCCATAGCGCCGACCTCGTCCCAGCGGGCGCTGCTGATCGGCTGTCCCCACTTGTCGTAGAGGTAGATCGAGTCGATCAGGGCTCCGTAGATGTCCAGTTGGAGCTGGCCGGTGGCGGCGTTGCCGACCCGGACCGGTGCGGAGCCGAGGTGGCCCTCCAGGTGGGGCAGCTCGTACTCGGGCAGCTCGCTGCGCCCGTCGATGCCGTACATGATCTGCAGCGGCCCCCTCGCGCCGGCGCCGCTCATGATGCCGCGCTCGCAGAGGAAGCCCATGAACGCCTCGGCCTCCGCGGTGAACCCCAGGCGCAGCATGGCGTACATGCAGAAGGCGGCGTCGCGGACCCACACGTAGCGGTAGTCCCAGTTGCGCTCGCCACCGAGCTGCTCGGGCAGGCTGGTGGTGGGTGCGGCGACGATCGCTCCGGTCGGCGCGTAGGTGAGCAGCTTCAGCACCAGCGCGGAGCGGTGCACCATCTCCCGCCAGCGCCCGTGGTACTGCGAGCTGGCCAGCCAGTGGCGCCAGAACCGGACGGTCTCGTCGGCCTGCTCCTGCGCCTCGGCGCGCGGGCACGACCGGGGTGGGACGTCGCCGTCGACCTTGTCGAGGGCGAACACATTGGACTCGCCCTCGAGGAGCTTGAAGTGCGACCACACGTCCTGGCCGTCGCTCTCCACGGGTGCGGTGGCGGTCAGCGCGAGCGTCAGTGACGGGGAGCGGAACACCGCCGTGTGGCCTTCGAGGTGCGCGGTGTGCGCTTCGGCGCCGTAGCCGAAGCGCGGGGCGATGCGCGCCCGGAACGGGAGGGTTCCCCGGACGCAGACCACCCGGCGGATCAGCCGGTGCCGGGCCGCCTCACGCGACTCGTCGAGCACGGGCATGAAGTCCTGGATCTCCGCCACGCCGTCCGCGGCGAAGAACCGCGTGATCAGGACG
This genomic window contains:
- a CDS encoding MFS transporter, whose amino-acid sequence is MSDATPAPRPPAALRRVIAPLALAQFICSFAGSNMNVMINDISEDLDTTVQGVQVAITVFLLVMAALMIPGGKLTDRYGRKRCLLTGLVVYGIGALLSAAAPGLGVLILGNSILEGVGTALLIPPVYILTTLLFTDMTSRARAFGTIMALGGIGAAAGPLIGGLITSALSWRAAFVFQALVIVVIIALSRRIEDPLPPDPTRPFDTVGTVLSAVGLVLVVTGILAADNNVWLMLALLVLGALFLAGFFLWVRARERAGKEPLLSTSLFRSRISNLGLITQNTQWLLLMGVSFTVASYLQVVRGYDAIQTGVIFTAATLGILTTSVAAEPLAKRHAQRTLILTGFATTIAGIIVLILIVAGSPSPWAFAPGLLLIGLGLGVMLTPSVNIVQSSFTEERQGEISGLSRSISNLGSSLGTAIAGTILVAGLTNHAYAAAMITLAAVGLIGLTATAFLPHTPVPSERPAGPSPEQ
- a CDS encoding ricin-type beta-trefoil lectin domain protein, which produces MGRSAMPPRFRTAFGAALLLLGCTALGTPAAAESAAPVTAAATPAPATAVALSGIKPGLTFDGVGAISGGGGNSRLLVDYPEPQRSQLLDYLFKPGYGASLQVLKLEIGGDTNSTDGAEPSIEHTKGTVDCNQGYEWWLAEQAKARNPNIKFYGLSWGAPGWIGGGNFWSQDSIDYLMSWMGCAAQHHLPVSYLGGWNERGYDKTWYENLKSALTTHGYSGTKVVAADSDWSVADDMATDPAFKNAVDIVGVHYPCGYLGAFTSCPSTANAQSLGKPLWASENGSEDATAGAPAVARAINRDYLDGRMTSFINWPVIAALYPNLYFSTDGMSIADQPWSGNYDIGTTTWVTAHTTQFAQPGWRYIDSASGYLGGNRGNGSYVTLKSPTAKDYSTVIETMDATTAQTANFTVSGGLSTGKVHVWATNLNSTDPTAWFVHQQDVTPSGGTYTLTLQPGYVYTVTTTTGQGKGTATPPAPAALKLPYADGFETPATTTSPKYFTDMNGAFQTVACGGGRTGTCLRQMTPSTPIRWTDEPYDAPYTIMGDGSWSNYTVTADTMFEQPGTTELLGRVNQQGRNNNGLNAYHLRVSDTGAWSIDKSDTSWNFTTLASGTTKALGTASWHTVSLTMQGSALTATVDGTTVGSATDTSFTNGQAGLGVTGYQTEQFDNFALTPGTPSTQTGAVASALPGKCLDDNGDSTVNGTAVQLWDCNGGASQVWTWSNGALTHDGKCLDATGQGTVNGTLMEIWDCNGGANQQWTPQNDGTLKGTQSGRCLDDPAASLTNGTRLELWDCNGGSNQRWTLP
- a CDS encoding glycoside hydrolase family 15 protein, producing the protein MAFDTTGFGQADDCRYIPISEHGLIGDLRTTALVATNGTIDWYCCPRFDSPSVFGSILDADKGGSFELAADVPTRTRQFYFPDTNVLITRFFAADGVAEIQDFMPVLDESREAARHRLIRRVVCVRGTLPFRARIAPRFGYGAEAHTAHLEGHTAVFRSPSLTLALTATAPVESDGQDVWSHFKLLEGESNVFALDKVDGDVPPRSCPRAEAQEQADETVRFWRHWLASSQYHGRWREMVHRSALVLKLLTYAPTGAIVAAPTTSLPEQLGGERNWDYRYVWVRDAAFCMYAMLRLGFTAEAEAFMGFLCERGIMSGAGARGPLQIMYGIDGRSELPEYELPHLEGHLGSAPVRVGNAATGQLQLDIYGALIDSIYLYDKWGQPISSARWDEVGAMADWLCEHWDQPDEGIWETRAGRRNFVYSRLMCWVALERAIRMANRRGLPADLPRWRQSRDAIYRQIMARGWSTERGAFVQCLDGDVLDASLLMMPMAKFISPTDPKWLSTLDALGTDLVSDSLVYRYDPTTSPDGLHGPEGTFSICSFWYVEALARAGRLEEARLAFEKMLTYANHLGLFAEEIGPTGEQLGNFPQAFTHLSLISAAFNLDRALG